One window of Parambassis ranga chromosome 3, fParRan2.1, whole genome shotgun sequence genomic DNA carries:
- the snrpa1 gene encoding U2 small nuclear ribonucleoprotein A', which translates to MVKLSVELIEQAAQYTNPVKDRELDLRGYKIPVLENLGATLDQFDTIDCSDNEVRKLDGFPLLKRLKTLLMNNNRICRIGENLEQCLPNLTELVLTNNNIQELGDLDPLASVKTLTLLSLLRNPVTNKKHYRLYVINKIPQIRVLDFQKVKLKERQEAEKMFKGKRGAQLAKDIAKRTKTFTPGVAAQPEKKRTGPSQADVEAIKNAIANASSLAEVERLKGMLQAGQIPGRELRQGQGMVEEEEEEEADVAQMETNMAGASGEEMNEGDPGEDDEDMEEESHVNGS; encoded by the exons ATGGTAAAGTTGTCGGTCGAGCTGATTGAGCAGGCTGCTCAATATACAAACCCTGTGAAGGACAGAGAATTGGATTTACGAG GTTATAAAATCCCAGTTCTTGAGAATCTTGGTGCTACTCTGGACCAGTTTGACACCATTGATTGCTCTGATAATGAAGTCAGAAAGCTGGACGGGTTCCCTTTGCTCAAAAGGCTGAAAACGTTGCTAATGAACAACAACAGGATTTG CCGCATAGGTGAGAATCTAGAGCAGTGTCTGCCAAACCTGACAGAGCTGGTCCTcaccaacaacaacatccaGGAGCTG GGTGACTTGGACCCCCTGGCGTCAGTGAAAACCTTGACCCTTCTCAG CTTGTTAAGGAATCCAGTGACAAACAAGAAGCATTACAGGCTCTATGTCATCAACAAAATTCCACAGATACGCGTGCTTGACTTTCAAAAGGTTAAACTGAAG GAACgccaggaggcagagaaaaTGTTCAAAGGCAAACGAGGTGCTCAACTTGCAAAGGATATTGCCAAGCGAACGAAAAC ATTCACTCCTGGAGTGGCAGCACAGCCTGAGAAGAAGAGGACAGGGCCGTCTCAAGCTGACGTGGAAGCCATTAAG AATGCCATTGCTAATGCCTCATCATTGGCGGAGGTGGAGAGGTTGAAAGGAATGCTGCAGGCTGGTCAGATTCCAGGCCGAGAACTCCGGCAAG GTCAGGgtatggtggaggaggaagaggaggaagaggctgacgTTGCACAGATGGAGACGAACATGGCTGGAGCATCTGGAGAAGAGATGAATGAGGGGGACCCaggagaggatgatgaggatATGGAAGAAGAGTCGCATGTTAATGGCTCATGA
- the selenos gene encoding selenoprotein S, producing the protein MDDVEIEDVNEDGSPYRVERGPIKNQDLSSLSQDVGDFLALYGWHLMVATVIAFVLIQYLNKKRASQRRHRPVSPTSEDPDLVVRRQEAVDAARRKMQEELDAKAAVFKEKQKQQEEEKRRQKIEMYESLQQGKSYKASAKLSQPTEEASTSSTVLKPNTDRKNLRSSDYNPLSGQGGSSCSWRPGRRGPSSGGG; encoded by the exons ATGGATGATGTAGAGATCGAGGACGTTAATGAGGACGGCTCGCCTTATCGTGTGGAGAGGGGTCCCATCAAGAACCAAGACCTGTCTTCCCTATCCCAAGATG TGGGAGACTTCCTGGCCCTGTATGGCTGGCACCTGATGGTTGCCACAGTGATAGCCTTTGTGCTTATCCAGTACCTGAACAAGAAGAGAGCCAGCCAGAGGAGACATAGACCCGTCTCTCCAACATCAGAAG atCCTGATTTAGTCGTAAGAAGACAGGAGGCCGTGGATGCAGCTCGGAGAAAGATGCAGGAGGAGCTTGATGCCAAAGCAGCCGTCTTTaaggagaaacagaaacag caagaagaagagaagaggaggcagaaaatTGAGATGTATGAGAGTCTGCAGCAGGGAAAGAGTTACAAAGCATCAGCAAAACTTTCTCAG CCCACCGAGGAGGCCAGCACCTCATCAACAGTGCTGaaaccaaacacagacaggaagaatcTACGCAGTTCTG ACTACAATCCCCTGAGTGGGCAGGGAGGAAGCTCCTGCTCCTGGAGGCCTGGCAGGCGTGGGCCTTCATCTGGTGGTGGATGA